One Acidimicrobiales bacterium genomic window, GCCCTCGCCGCCGGCGGCCCCGACGTGACCCTCTGCCTGCACCCCCTGGCCGGCGGCATGCCCGACGTCGAGGCCCGCGGCAGCGTCGACCGCTTCCTGCACGAGGTCCTGCCGAAGCTGGGAGAACATCCATGACCCACCACGGAGCCGTCGGCCCCGGGTTCACGTTCGGGCTGAGCGGGCTGTCGGCCCACGCCGACGACACCACCGCGCTCGACTACCACCGGGCGCTGCGGTCGATCGTCGACCAGGCGGTGCTGGCCGAGGAGCTGGGGCTCGACGCCGCCTGGGTCTGCGAGCACCACTTCACCGAGTCGGGCTACCTGCCGGCGCCGTTCGTGGCCCTGGCGGCCCTGGGGGAGCGGACCGAGCGGATCTCGATCGGCACCGACGTGATGCTCCCGTCGATGTGGGACCCGGTCCGCTTCGCCGAGGAGGCGGCGGTCGCCGACCAGCTCAGCAGCGGGCGGCTGATCCTGGCGGTCGGCATCGGCTACCGGGAGCCCGAGTTCGAGGGCTTCGGCTACCACCGCCGCGACCGGGTGGCCCGCCTGACCGAGTGCGTGCGGGTGCTGCGGGAGGCGGCGTCGGGCACGGTGTCCGGCGTCGGCACGATCCCCGAGGGCACGTCCCTGCCGATCTCGCCGCTGCCGTTCCAGGACGGTGGCCCGCCGGTGTGGGGCGGGGGCAAGGCCGAGGGTGCCGTGCGCCGGGCCCGCCGCATCGGCGACGGCTACTTCGCCTCGCTGATGGGCACCGCCGGGCTGGAGCGGCGCATCGGCTGGCTCGACGACGAGGGCCCGATCGACGACGACTTCGCCCTCGCCCAGACCACCCTGTGCTTCCTGGCGCCGACGGCGGCCGAGGCCGAGGAGCTGGCGGCGCCGGGCCTGGGCCACCTGCAGGCCGAGAGCCGCCGCTGGGCCCAGGAGGGTGGCCAACAGGGCGTGGCCGACACCTGGAAGCCGGGCGACCCGTGGCAGGCGGCGACGCCCCGGAGCCCCCTGGCCGAGGACGAGCAGCTCACCCACGCCGTGATCGTCGCCGACCCGGACACCTGCATCGAGCGTCTCCGCCCCTACGTCGAGCGCCTGGCC contains:
- a CDS encoding LLM class flavin-dependent oxidoreductase, coding for MTHHGAVGPGFTFGLSGLSAHADDTTALDYHRALRSIVDQAVLAEELGLDAAWVCEHHFTESGYLPAPFVALAALGERTERISIGTDVMLPSMWDPVRFAEEAAVADQLSSGRLILAVGIGYREPEFEGFGYHRRDRVARLTECVRVLREAASGTVSGVGTIPEGTSLPISPLPFQDGGPPVWGGGKAEGAVRRARRIGDGYFASLMGTAGLERRIGWLDDEGPIDDDFALAQTTLCFLAPTAAEAEELAAPGLGHLQAESRRWAQEGGQQGVADTWKPGDPWQAATPRSPLAEDEQLTHAVIVADPDTCIERLRPYVERLA